In Xyrauchen texanus isolate HMW12.3.18 chromosome 13, RBS_HiC_50CHRs, whole genome shotgun sequence, a single genomic region encodes these proteins:
- the LOC127654264 gene encoding probable G-protein coupled receptor 173 → MANTSDPGESNPSLQNYAITASAVKLALLGLITCVSLLGNIALSFLVLKDSSLYKAPYYFLLDLCVADIIRSAVCFPFVMISISNGSMWSYSIISCKIVAFMAVLFCFHIAFLLFCVSVTRYMAIAHHRFYSKRMTLWTCVAVICMVWTLSVAMAFPPVFDVGTYTFIREEEQCVFEHRYVKANDTLGFMLMLAVIVGTTHVVYVKMLCFVYDHRKMKPAQLVPAISQNWTFHGPGATGQAAANWIAGFGRGPTPPTLVGIRQAAHNANRRLLVLDEFKMEKRIGKMYYMITLVFLLFWAPYIVACYIRVFVKGNAVPQVYLTAAVWLTFAQAGANPIICFIFNKELRMRFRACFPCCLTTQTPTEPYCVI, encoded by the coding sequence ATGGCGAACACAAGCGATCCGGGGGAAAGCAACCCCTCGCTTCAGAATTATGCCATCACCGCCTCTGCGGTCAAACTGGCCTTGCTGGGACTCATCACCTGCGTCAGCCTGCTCGGGAATATCGCGCTATCATTCCTGGTGCTGAAAGACAGCTCCCTTTACAAGGCTCCGTATTACTTCCTCCTCGACCTGTGCGTGGCAGACATCATCCGCTCGGCCGTGTGCTTCCCGTTCGTGATGATCTCCATCAGCAACGGCTCCATGTGGAGCTACAGCATCATCAGCTGCAAGATCGTCGCGTTCATGGCCGTCTTGTTCTGTTTCCATATCGCTTTTCTGCTCTTCTGCGTGAGCGTTACGCGCTACATGGCCATCGCGCACCACCGTTTCTACTCTAAACGCATGACGCTATGGACATGCGTCGCGGTCATATGTATGGTATGGACCCTCTCCGTCGCCATGGCCTTCCCTCCGGTATTCGATGTCGGGACGTATACATTTATTCGCGAAGAAGAGCAGTGCGTATTCGAGCACCGATACGTGAAAGCCAACGACACGCTGGGTTTCATGCTCATGTTGGCTGTGATCGTGGGCACGACGCATGTTGTGTATGTCAAAATGCTGTGCTTTGTTTACGACCACCGTAAAATGAAACCCGCTCAGCTGGTTCCGGCGATCAGCCAGAACTGGACTTTTCACGGGCCGGGGGCGACGGGTCAGGCGGCCGCCAACTGGATCGCGGGATTCGGACGCGGTCCGACGCCGCCGACATTAGTTGGCATCAGGCAAGCGGCACACAACGCCAACCGCAGGCTGTTGGTCCTGGACGAGTTCAAGATGGAGAAACGGATAGGGAAGATGTACTACATGATCACACTGGTGTTTCTGCTCTTCTGGGCCCCGTATATTGTGGCGTGTTACATTCGGGTGTTTGTGAAGGGCAACGCGGTTCCTCAGGTGTATCTGACCGCGGCTGTGTGGTTGACGTTCGCCCAGGCGGGGGCGAATCCCATCATATGTTTCATATTCAATAAGGAGTTAAGAATGAGATTCAGAGCCTGTTTTCCTTGCTGCCTGACTACACAAACACCCACGGAGCCCTACTGTGTCATTTGA